Part of the Rhodococcus sp. OK302 genome is shown below.
CAGCCTGGTTCCCGATACCGAAATCGGCTCACGGAGTGAATCTGCGTAAGACTGCAGCAGAGTGCGCACGCTCTCGTAATCGTCGATATCGCGGAACAGGATTGCGAACTCGTCGCCGCCGAGTCGAGCACACAGTTGCGATTCGTCTGCGACAGCGGAAAACCTGGCACCCACCGCCATCAACACCTCGTCGCCGATCGAGTGTCCCAGCGTGTCATTCACCGATTTGAAGTTGTCCAGGTCTAGAACGGCGAGGGCAAGCCGATTTCGGCTCTGCCGAGATTCGCGAATACTGCGCTCGAGTTCCGTCCAGAAGGTGTGGCGATTGGGCATGCCGGTCAGCGCATCGACCTTGCCCATCCGAACGATCTCGTCGCTCTGTGCCTTCACCCCGGTGATGTCCGAGCCGACACCTCGCCACATCAGTTCGTCGGGTGCAAGCCCCGGCGTCGGTCTGCCCGACAACTTCCACCACCGCATGTCTGAGTTCACACGCACCGGGATCACGATGTCGGCAAACGCGCCTTTCGACTGACGCGCCCGCTCGATTTCCGACAACGCATCGATTCCACCAGCCAACTCGAAGGTTCCCAGTTCGGTAAATAGTTCCTGCCACGACAAACCCAGCAGTGAATCAGGATCCAGCCCACCTCCCATCGCGAGCTTTGTGGGGATCCGCGAAAACTTGCCCTTCCGATCGGTCTCCCACACGAAATCGGCGGCATTCCCCTCGAAATCGTCGAGCAGCATCTGTGCAACAGCACCCTGCGCTGCCGCACTTCGTTCTGCCAGGTAGCGGGCTTCGAGATTTCCCGACACCACGACCGCGCCGCCGATCAAGGCGCACCCGTACACCGCCAAGCTGGCCAGGATGCGCCCGAATTCCGGGCCTGGCTGCAGCCAGAACGCGACGCCGAGAACCACCGTGCTCGCCAGTACCCAGGTGACTCCCAACGAACGCAGCATCGCCGTCGCAAGAGTGCCTGCGCCGACTATCGCCGCCAGCGCCGCAGTCAAGACAAGGTCCCCCACGTCGTCGAGAATCGGGTACAAGAGGGTCGCAAGAACCGAATACAGGAGGCCGACAGCAGCAAACTCGATGATCAAGAAGCGATATCCGAGGCGGTCGGACGCCACGATCGTTCCTCGTTTGATCGCGAACCCCACGTACGCACCGACCAGCCCGAGAGTGCCCGCGACGATAGGCCAGGCTCTCGCCAGAAATCCGCCGTCACTCGGAATGACGTAGATCGACAATCCGATCACGGTCAGCAGATGTACCACCGCAGCCCACGGTAGGACGCTGAAGCTGACGGCAATCTGCCTG
Proteins encoded:
- a CDS encoding putative bifunctional diguanylate cyclase/phosphodiesterase translates to MVFEPRSHLLSQSRALTAAQRRDVRSRQIAVSFSVLPWAAVVHLLTVIGLSIYVIPSDGGFLARAWPIVAGTLGLVGAYVGFAIKRGTIVASDRLGYRFLIIEFAAVGLLYSVLATLLYPILDDVGDLVLTAALAAIVGAGTLATAMLRSLGVTWVLASTVVLGVAFWLQPGPEFGRILASLAVYGCALIGGAVVVSGNLEARYLAERSAAAQGAVAQMLLDDFEGNAADFVWETDRKGKFSRIPTKLAMGGGLDPDSLLGLSWQELFTELGTFELAGGIDALSEIERARQSKGAFADIVIPVRVNSDMRWWKLSGRPTPGLAPDELMWRGVGSDITGVKAQSDEIVRMGKVDALTGMPNRHTFWTELERSIRESRQSRNRLALAVLDLDNFKSVNDTLGHSIGDEVLMAVGARFSAVADESQLCARLGGDEFAILFRDIDDYESVRTLLQSYADSLREPISVSGTRLEIGCSIGFHFPGDERLSIDDLMVAADLALYAAKESGRGTILQYRHSMQLVAARRANLLEDIGNGVSASDIELRFLPQRDVATHAIVAVECEATWRNPRLGTVPAAEFMGIAEDAGLASVLGATVFELACGAASRMPDDIRVAITVSARELESDSFVEHLAAALDRWGIPPRRIELQLTESSAISDRAKAGIRGAARLGASLTVDEFGTGFSSLASLSGLPFTRVRVDQSFSGAVPGQWPILAAVVTLVDSLGMETVMLGVDSEEELSAAAEMGARTVQGRIVGDAMALDDLMRIFSVIHD